The Apibacter raozihei DNA segment GGCTAATATTCCATCAATTTGCTCTATTTTATAAAATCGAAGAAAATTTTTTATAAACCTGAAATTTTGTTGTATCAGGGTAAAACGAAAATCTTCAATTGTATTTTGTATGGCATCTGAGTCTTGATCAAAAGCAAACAATTTACCTTTCTCAGAAAGTTTATCCAAAATAAGCCTTGAATGCCCCCCTCCTCCAAAAGTGCAATCTACATAGATTCCATCCGGATTATGTATTAAGGCTTCAACGCTTTGATTTAATAATACAGAATTATGATAGCTCATCTTCAGAGATATTTCCCATTACATCCTCTGCCAGCAGGGCAAAGTCTTCATCATTAACACATACTGCATTTTCGTAAAGTGATTTATCCCAAATTTCAATCACGTTGATAGATGCAGCAACAACAATATTTTTTTCAAGTTTGGCAAACTGAATCAAATCTTTACTTACCTGAAGTCTTCCGCTAGTATCTATTTCCACATTTTTCAGGCCGGCTGTGAATTGCCTTATAAAGTCATTGTTTTTTTTAACAAAACGGTTAAGTTTGTTTATTTTATTCATGGTAATATTCCATTCACACATTGGATGAAGTTCCAGGCAAGGTTGGAAGACAGATCTTTTAAGAACAAAACCTTCGTGCAAAAGGCTATCTATTTGCTTCTTAAGTCCTGACGGAAGAAGCATTCTGCCTTTTGAATCAAGGGTGCATTCATATGTTCCTATAAAGTTAACCATAATAATCATCAAAAATAAAAAATAAAATCCACTTTCCTCCA contains these protein-coding regions:
- the mraZ gene encoding division/cell wall cluster transcriptional repressor MraZ, which encodes MVNFIGTYECTLDSKGRMLLPSGLKKQIDSLLHEGFVLKRSVFQPCLELHPMCEWNITMNKINKLNRFVKKNNDFIRQFTAGLKNVEIDTSGRLQVSKDLIQFAKLEKNIVVAASINVIEIWDKSLYENAVCVNDEDFALLAEDVMGNISEDELS